The uncultured Mailhella sp. genome segment TACCCATGACGACGGCCCTTGTCAAGAGCTCCTCCGCGCCCCCCCGCTGCACAAAAATTTTTTTGGGCCGCCCGGGAGCCGCGCCCCGAGACGAATCTCATCATGAGAGCATCGGATAACCTTCAGTTCTTTTCCAAACGATGCTTGACCCACTCCCCTCGGCACGCTAGGCTCTTCTTCTCAGGTCGGTAAACATGCCTTTTCATCCTGGCTCCGCGCATCGAAAAACGTGCGCCGCAAGGCATGAGTCCCGAGTATTTTTGTCTTTATATCCGCGCAGTTGCCACAAAAGCCGGGTAGCTGCGTCTTTTCCTGGCCTCTCCAGGATTCCCCAGGCTTCACAAGGAATACACAGGTTGTACAGGTTATGATTCGCTTCATCAAAAAACGCGATTCTCGAGTGGTTCCCTTTGACATCGCCAAGATAGATGAGGCGATCTTCCGAGCGGCGAAGGCTCAGGGCGGCACCGATCGCGCCATGTCCCGCAACCTCGCCGATCAGGTGCTCGACATGCTCGAGGCCGAAGGCGGCGACACGCCCGACGTCGAACACGTGCAGGATCTCGTGGAAAAGGTGCTCATCGAAGCCGGTCATGCCCGCACCGCCAAGGCGTATATTCTCTACCGCAACGAACGCACCCGCGTGCGCGAAATGAAGACCAGACTCATGAACACGCTGAAGGATCTCTCCTTCACCGACGCCAAGGAGCTGGACCTCAAACGCGAAAACGCCAACATCGACGGCGATACGCCCATGGGCACCATGCTGCGCTACGGCAGCGAGGCTGCCAAGGCCTTCTACAAGAACTATCTGCTCTCGCCCGAATACAGCCGCGCGCACGAGGAAGGCGACATTCACATTCACGACCTCGACTTCCTCTCCCTCACCACGACCTGCTGCCAGATCGACATCAAGAAGCTGTTCAACGGCGGTTTCAACACCGGTCACGGCTTCCTGCGCGAACCCAACAGCATTCAGTGCGCGAGCGCCCTCGCCTGCATCGCCATCCAGTCCAACCAGAACGATCAGCACGGCGGCCAGAGCATTCCGAACTTTGAATACGGTCTCGCTCCCGGCGTGGCCCGCAGCTTCATCAAGAACATCGACCTCGCCCTCGACATGCGCGACGCGCCCGAAGACTTCCGCAACGAAGTGAAGACCGCGCTGCGTTCCCGCGCCTTCCCCACGGGCGAATACGCCTCCTTCCGGTCCATCCTCAACGAGGAAGGCCTCGACTTCGTGAAGCAGCAGCTCATGACCCGCCTTTCCGAAAAGGAAGCCGCCCACGTCATCGACAAGGCCCTCGCCAAGACCGACAAGGACACCTATCAGGCCATGGAAGGACTGATCCACAACCTGAACACCATGCACAGCCGCGCCGGCGCTCAGGTTCCCTTCAGCTCCATCAACTACGGCACCGACACCACGCCCGAAGGCCGCATGGTCATCAAGAACACCCTGCTGGCTGAAGACGCGGGTCTCGGCAACGGCGAAACGCCCATTTTCCCCATCCACATCTTCAAGGTGCGCGACGGCTACAGCTTCAACCCCGGCGATCCCAACTACGACCTGTTCAAGCTCGCCTGCCGCGTGTCCGCCAAGCGCCTGTTCCCCAACTTCTCCTTCATGGACGCGCCCTTCAACGCCCCCTATCTTAAGGGCGACGATCCCAACCATGAAGTCGCCTACATGGGCTGCCGCACCCGCGTCATGGCCAACCGCTACGACCCCGAACGCGAAACCACCTTCGGCCGCGGCAACCTCTCGTTCACGTCCATCAACCTGCCCCGCCTCGGCCTCAAGCACCGCG includes the following:
- a CDS encoding anaerobic ribonucleoside triphosphate reductase, whose protein sequence is MIRFIKKRDSRVVPFDIAKIDEAIFRAAKAQGGTDRAMSRNLADQVLDMLEAEGGDTPDVEHVQDLVEKVLIEAGHARTAKAYILYRNERTRVREMKTRLMNTLKDLSFTDAKELDLKRENANIDGDTPMGTMLRYGSEAAKAFYKNYLLSPEYSRAHEEGDIHIHDLDFLSLTTTCCQIDIKKLFNGGFNTGHGFLREPNSIQCASALACIAIQSNQNDQHGGQSIPNFEYGLAPGVARSFIKNIDLALDMRDAPEDFRNEVKTALRSRAFPTGEYASFRSILNEEGLDFVKQQLMTRLSEKEAAHVIDKALAKTDKDTYQAMEGLIHNLNTMHSRAGAQVPFSSINYGTDTTPEGRMVIKNTLLAEDAGLGNGETPIFPIHIFKVRDGYSFNPGDPNYDLFKLACRVSAKRLFPNFSFMDAPFNAPYLKGDDPNHEVAYMGCRTRVMANRYDPERETTFGRGNLSFTSINLPRLGLKHRGDVEGFFEELNEKIDLVFGQLLERLEIQSHKRCRNYPFLMGQGIWLDSESLAPGDEVGEVLKHGTLTTGFIGLAECLKALIGVHHGESEEAQELGLRIVRTLRERSDAKGEETGLNFTVIATPAEGLAGRFVKYDRKLFGSIPGITDRDYYTNSFHIPVYFPINAFNKIRLEAPYHALTNGGHISYVEVDGDPLNNLEAFEDIVKAMKEMGIGYGSINHPVDRDPVCGYTGIIGDVCPRCGRHDGEGIPLSVLKQIKGYIRDSRTSDERSEAHDKIPNIKL